A part of Halolamina sp. CBA1230 genomic DNA contains:
- the tnpA gene encoding IS200/IS605 family transposase: MEYDLDSGAHSTYSLHYHLILTTKYRRGVLTEERTQFIRGVISGFTDNYGVELTNLDGEDDHVHILFRAKPTTDLVKFINTVKGATARRIRNEYEEELKTELWGDSFWNDSYCLISTGQVSLDVLKQYVENQRE; this comes from the coding sequence ATGGAATACGACCTCGATTCGGGAGCGCACTCGACGTACTCCCTGCATTACCACCTGATACTCACCACGAAGTATCGGCGTGGAGTGCTCACCGAGGAGCGAACCCAATTCATTCGCGGGGTCATCAGCGGGTTCACGGACAATTACGGCGTCGAACTGACGAACCTCGACGGCGAGGACGACCACGTTCACATCCTGTTCCGAGCGAAACCCACCACGGACCTCGTGAAGTTCATCAACACGGTCAAGGGTGCGACCGCTCGCCGTATCCGAAACGAGTACGAGGAGGAACTGAAAACCGAACTGTGGGGTGACTCGTTCTGGAATGACTCGTATTGCCTCATCTCGACGGGGCAGGTATCGCTGGATGTGCTGAAACAGTACGTCGAGAACCAACGCGAATAG
- a CDS encoding site-specific integrase, producing MSGDLDSADYPAVADELVDAAEQFLESKGKGSSGNYRRNCARALRAFFQYLDTEDPSPPAEAEHLDDSHFRRFARYLAVEDWLTPGGEPKTSDETSFTDSISSGTMRTYYAMVSAWCGWSVREGVLSTHYADSEASQEPLPENSDDSVRDQQTWSQEQRETITRYTDHIVGEALDDVDRAADAAKELRDRAFVDTIAFSGVRGGEILRDPNDPDRDGLRWGDVNLDRELIWVVPKKRKKNIDDRALTPKPVPALKRLQAALNPAEEWPVFPSLAWRLYYKRLRNEAPDHLSEDDVEGTLDAVDGRADLFDLCREWGVTPPAVNTTSGRNVLQRLCEDLNNDEDFVGELDFSDSKHDYLAPHGARRGVGKVLVKQRGYDDAAEQLDNTPGVVQKHYSHIKVPERSADVGAAFDEESEE from the coding sequence GACGCGGCGGAACAGTTCCTCGAGTCCAAGGGAAAAGGCTCGAGCGGGAACTACCGCCGGAACTGTGCTCGCGCGCTGCGAGCGTTTTTCCAGTACCTCGATACCGAGGACCCCAGCCCGCCCGCCGAGGCGGAGCACCTCGACGACTCGCATTTCCGGCGATTTGCTCGATATCTTGCCGTCGAGGACTGGCTGACACCAGGTGGCGAACCGAAAACCAGTGACGAGACGAGCTTCACCGACTCGATCTCATCGGGGACGATGCGGACCTATTACGCAATGGTCTCCGCGTGGTGTGGGTGGTCCGTCCGCGAGGGTGTGCTCTCGACACACTACGCCGACAGTGAGGCTTCCCAAGAGCCGCTCCCTGAGAATAGCGATGACTCGGTCCGCGACCAGCAAACGTGGAGTCAGGAGCAGCGCGAGACGATCACGCGCTACACCGACCACATCGTCGGGGAGGCGCTTGACGATGTAGATCGGGCCGCCGACGCAGCAAAGGAACTCCGTGATCGGGCCTTCGTCGACACCATCGCCTTCAGCGGCGTTCGTGGTGGCGAGATCCTACGCGACCCGAACGACCCCGACCGCGACGGCCTCCGCTGGGGTGACGTAAACCTCGACCGAGAACTCATCTGGGTCGTCCCGAAGAAGCGAAAAAAGAACATCGACGACCGCGCACTCACGCCGAAGCCCGTGCCAGCGCTGAAGCGGCTGCAGGCGGCGCTGAACCCCGCCGAGGAGTGGCCAGTGTTTCCCTCGCTTGCGTGGCGTCTCTACTACAAGCGCCTCCGCAACGAAGCACCAGACCACCTCTCGGAGGATGACGTTGAGGGCACCCTCGACGCCGTCGATGGCCGTGCCGATCTCTTCGATCTCTGCCGAGAATGGGGCGTGACGCCGCCAGCGGTGAACACGACTTCGGGGCGGAACGTGCTACAGCGGCTTTGTGAGGACCTCAACAATGACGAGGATTTTGTCGGTGAACTCGACTTCTCGGACTCAAAGCACGACTACCTCGCCCCGCACGGTGCTCGGCGTGGGGTTGGGAAGGTACTGGTCAAGCAACGTGGGTACGACGACGCCGCTGAACAACTCGACAACACGCCTGGCGTCGTGCAGAAACACTACTCCCACATCAAGGTCCCCGAGCGGAGTGCCGACGTCGGGGCTGCATTCGACGAGGAGAGTGAGGAGTAG
- a CDS encoding RNA-guided endonuclease TnpB family protein — MYYAYKYRLKPSDAHREELDRHRDICRQLYNHTLYRLNEYQDEHGELPSMTTLRSELPDLKKWWDDLSDVYSKVLQTVVERLFDNLKGLSKLKENGYGVGQLKWKPPREFRSFTYSQSGFKLDKKGGQTVLSLSKLADIPIQLHRAIPDDAKLKQVTVKKEPTGEWFATFGVQIDREPPEPPENPERCVGIDVGILKYAHDTDGTAVGSLDLSDERERLEREQRKLSRKQHGSNNYEKQRRRVAECHADLRRKRRDFLHKLSNYYAGEYDLVAVEDLNVKGMMESPSNSRNTASAAWRTFLSLLEYKCKREGTHFVAVDPRGTTKECAACGVSTEKPLWVREHSCPACGFEADRDANAAWNILSRGLEDVGVGHSESTPVETALPVDTSVSAKRVVEAGSPTLKERTASAVSE, encoded by the coding sequence ATGTACTACGCCTACAAGTACCGTCTCAAGCCGTCCGACGCCCACCGTGAGGAGTTGGACCGCCACCGAGACATTTGTAGGCAACTGTACAACCACACGCTCTACCGTCTCAACGAGTACCAAGACGAACACGGTGAACTGCCGTCTATGACCACGCTTCGGTCGGAACTACCCGACCTCAAGAAGTGGTGGGACGACCTCTCGGACGTGTACTCGAAGGTTCTCCAAACCGTCGTGGAACGCCTGTTCGACAACCTCAAAGGCCTCTCCAAACTCAAGGAGAACGGCTACGGCGTCGGTCAACTCAAATGGAAGCCACCACGGGAGTTCCGCAGTTTCACGTACAGTCAGTCTGGCTTCAAGCTCGACAAGAAGGGCGGCCAGACTGTGCTGTCCCTCTCGAAACTCGCGGATATTCCGATACAGCTCCACCGCGCCATCCCCGACGACGCGAAGCTCAAACAGGTCACGGTTAAGAAGGAGCCGACGGGTGAGTGGTTCGCCACGTTCGGCGTCCAAATAGACCGTGAACCACCCGAACCGCCCGAGAACCCCGAGCGGTGCGTCGGTATCGACGTTGGGATTCTCAAGTACGCCCACGACACCGACGGCACGGCGGTCGGGTCGCTCGACCTCTCTGACGAGCGCGAACGCTTGGAGCGCGAGCAACGAAAGCTCTCGCGGAAGCAACACGGCTCGAACAACTACGAGAAGCAACGGCGTCGGGTTGCGGAGTGTCATGCCGACCTTCGACGGAAGCGCCGTGACTTCTTGCACAAACTCTCGAACTACTACGCGGGAGAGTACGACCTCGTAGCCGTCGAAGACCTGAACGTGAAGGGGATGATGGAGTCGCCGTCGAACAGCCGCAACACGGCGTCTGCCGCGTGGCGGACGTTCCTCTCGTTGCTCGAATACAAGTGCAAGCGGGAGGGAACGCACTTCGTAGCGGTGGACCCGAGAGGGACGACCAAGGAGTGCGCGGCGTGCGGTGTCTCGACGGAGAAGCCGTTGTGGGTCCGTGAACACTCCTGTCCCGCCTGCGGGTTCGAGGCAGACAGGGACGCGAACGCGGCGTGGAACATTCTTTCTCGCGGCCTCGAAGATGTAGGAGTGGGACACTCCGAATCAACGCCTGTGGAGACTGCGCTCCCTGTGGACACCTCCGTGTCTGCAAAGCGCGTCGTGGAAGCAGGAAGCCCTACCCTCAAGGAGCGAACGGCGTCAGCCGTGAGCGAGTAG